The Acidobacteriota bacterium DNA window TACGCTCTTCGGTCGCGAGCACGCGCTGAAGGGAAAATTCCTGCGCCATGATCACGCCCCCTGGTGAGAAATGCGGGCGAGCAGATGCATGTAGTCCTGGTGGAGCCCGAAATTCCTCAGAACACGGGAAACATCGGCCGGCTCTGCGTCCTCACCCAGTGTCAGCTCCACCTGGTAGGTCCCCTGGGATTCTCGCTCTCGGACCATCACTTGAAGCGGGCCGGATTGGACTACTGGCCGTCCCTCGATGTAACGCGCCACGACTCCCTGGCGGAGTTGCAGGAACAGGCTCCCGGCGCCCGCTTTTACTATCTCTCCAGCAAGGCCACCCGACTCTACACCGAGGCCAGCTACCGGTGGGAGGACTACCTGGTGTTCGGATGTGAAACCCGGGGATTGCCGCGGGAGCTGATCGAGAAACAGCCGCACCGATCCCTCAAGATTCCGATGTGGGGCGACAAGGCTCGGAGTCTCAATTTGAGCAACGCCGTTGCCGTCGTCGTCTACGAAGCATTGCGACAGATCAGGAAATTCTGAAGGGTAGCACCAGGGTGGGTGGGATGGTGCCTTAGTATTCCTTGACGCTGACCACGATTCCCTCGTGGAACTCCACGAAGATCACCTTGTAGGGCCTCTCTCCGTAAATCCACTCCTCCACCACCGTCTCTCCCTTGGTTTCCCACACCCTCCGCAGCGGCTGGCCCATTGAGGCCAGCACCGTGTCCTTGTCCATGCCCACAGCCGCCCGCTTGTTGCGGATGGCTTCCTTGAACTCTTCGGGCTGGGCTTCCATGAAGCTCTTGGTCGAGCTCTTCTTGCTGAAATCCAGCACCGTGGCCAGGATGGACTTGACTTCATCGGGCGTCAGGTCGGGAACGAACTCATCGAACTTGATGGTGACGTAGGACCCCTTGGGGTTGGAGGCATCCGAGGGTCTGGCCAACGGTGTCACCGAGGTTGCCGTACCCGCGTAGATCCGTTCCAGTATGCGCCTCTTCAGCTTCCTGCCACCGCCGTTGAGCTCGAAGCGCAACTTTTTCTTGTCGAAGCTGATCTTGGTGATCTGGACCCTGATGCCGGAAGTGATGAACTGGCCGCTTCGAAGCAGGGACAATTCGTGTTTTTCCCAGTCGAACTCGCCGGTGTCGTCTACGATGAGACCCCTTTTGTTGATAGGTAGAGAGACCTTCAGGGTGGCGTACTCACTGGCGAGCGCCCGAACCAGCTCGCGGCGAGCCGGGGTGTTGAGTTGGGAGGACTCGTCCTCTGCGATGGCGAGATGGGGGAGAAGGGCAAGGATGACAAGAGCGATGCCGAAATGCCTCATCATGGGGACCCCCTGGCTAGCTGGTTCCAACTGATTGAATTATAGAGGAGGTGATCCGAGCGGCGCAAGCGGCATCGTTGCCCGCTCATGGTCAGAACTTCCAGTGGTCCCCGAAATGCGTCCGGGCCCTGGTCAGGACGGCCTCAAACAGGTCGGAGCGGCCCGAGGACGGATTGGGTCCCGGGTGCCCTCGGAGCTGGTCCAGCACCCGTAGCACACTATCCCGCAATCCCGCGAGGTGGTAGCCGCCCTCCAGTACCAGGACCATCCTTCCCTGACAGACCGTGTCGGCCAGGACCTTGAGGTAGCGGGCCATGGAGGCAAATCCGTTCGGAGTGACACGCATGCCGGCCAGGGGGTCTTCCACGTAGGCGTCGAAGCCGGCCGACACCAGCATCAATTGAGGCCGGTAGGCCTTGGCGACCGGAAGGATGATCTTGTCGAACAGCAGGCCGTAGGTGACGTCTCCGGTTCCGGCGGGAAGCGGAAAGTTGAGGGTGAAGCCCTTACCGGAACCGCTGCCGGTCTCCGGGAAGGCTCCGGTTCCTGGGAATAGGGGAAACTGATGGGTAGAGATGAACAGCACGTCCTGGCGATTGTAAAAGGTCTTTTGAGTGCCGTTGCCGTGATGGACATCGAAATCGACAACCAGGATCCGTTCCAGCCCGAATCGTTTCAGAGCGAAAGCGGCGCCCAGGGCCACGTTTCCGAAGAGGCAGAAACCCATGGCCCGTTCGGGTTCGGCGTGGTGACCGGGCGGCCGCACAAACGCAAAGCCGTTGTCGATCTCGCCCGACATCAGGGACTCGATCATCTGGAGGATTCCGCCCACCGCATGGATGGCCACCTCGTAGCTGGCTTCGCAGACGGCCGTGTCGGGATCGAGATAGGCGAAGGGTCTGCCGGAGCTGCGCTGAATGGTGCGTATGTGGGCGGCGGGGTGGACCAGGCGGAGCTCCGCCTCGGTGGCCGGTCTCAGGCCCAGGCGCTTGAGGTCCTTGAGGTGGGGATAGGTGTCCAGCCCCCGCCGGATGGAGAGCAGGCGCTCCTTGCTCTCCGGATGGGCCAGCCCGGTATCGTGCTTCAGGAAGAGTTCGTCCCAGAGAAATCCTGTCTTCATCGAGTCAGGTCACAGTTATACCGGCGGGTGAAGGCAACCCCGGTCGCGGAGGGGCGGAGGGTTTCGGTTGGTCCGGCGAAATGCGGGCTACAGCCCTTCCCGAATCCAGCCGCCGCCCACCACCAGCTCGTCCTGGTAGAAGACCACGGCCTGCCCCGGGGTCACGGCCCGCTGAGGTTGGTCGAAGCGGACCTCCACCGATCCGTCCTCCCGAGCCGACAGGGTTGCCTCGGCTGCCTGGTGCCGGCTGCGAATCTGGGCCTGAACCCGCAGCGCCCCGGTGCACTTCTCGATGGTGATCCAGTTGACGCCGGAGGCGATCAGGCCGGACCGGAGCAGATCGCGGTCCGGGCCCACCACCACCCGATTGTGGCGGGGGTCGGTCTCGATGACGTAGAGCCGCTCCCCGGTTGCCACTCCCAGGCCTTTCCGCTGGCCGATGGTGAAATGGTGGATTCCGGGGTGCTCGCCCATGAACTCTCCCTGCCGGTTCACGATTGGACCGGGCCCCGTACTGTCCGAGGAGGCGGAGTCGGTCCCCGGGTCCTGCTTCGAGCCGTTCGATCCGGCAGTCGACGTCCGCATCTTTTCCAGATACCGCTCCACGAACCGTCCGGTGTCCTTGGTGGGAATGAAGCAGATCTCCTGGCTTTCCGGCTTGTCGGCGATGGGCAGGCCATGGGTTTCGGCAATGCCGCGCACCTCGGCCTTGGTCAACCCGCCCAGGGGGAAGAGCATGCGGCTCAACTGGGCCTGGGTCAGGTCGAACAGGAAAAAGGACTGGTCCTTGCTTCGGTCGACGGCGCGGAGAAGCTCGTAGCGACCGGTCCGGGGGTTGTGGCGGATGCGGGCGTAATGGCCGGTGGCGATCCGGTCGGCGCCGATCTGGGTGGCCCGCGCCAGCAGCCGGTCGAACTTCATGAGCGTGTTGCAACGGGTGCAAGGTATGGGAGTCTCCCCGCTGAGGTAGCTCTCCACGAAGGGACGCACCACCTCCTGCTCGAAAGCCCGCTCGAAGTTGACCACGTAAAAGGGAATGTCGAGGAAGCGGGCCACACGCCGGGCGTCATGGATGTCGTCGAGCGAGCAGCAGGTTCCCGAGTTCTTTCGCTCCCAGGCCTCGTCGTCACCGGTTTCGCGCCGGGTATAGTCCCATAGCTGCATGGAGAGACCCACCACGTCCCGGCCCTGATCCTTGAGCAGGGCGGCGGCGGTGGAGCTGTCCACCCCGCCGCTCATGGCAATGACAATTTTCTCTGACATACTGACTACCACTTACCAGGGGCCGGTGTCGGTTCGACCTCCGTTCGCGCGACACGTGATGATGGGGAAGCGGTTCTACCGGACCGGCACGACTCCGGCCCGTTCGGGGCCGGGTCAGGAGATCATGGAATAGGCATGTTTTTCAGGAGAAGACATCTCCCGTTGCCGGGCGACCAGATCGGGCAGCAGGTCCAGCACCCGGCCCAGGTCCTCCCGGCTGGTGTCCTTGGACAAGCTGAAGCGGAGGCACTCGAAGGCCTCGGCCGGTGAAAGGCCCATGGCCGTCAATACATGGGAAGGCTCGATGGCCCCGGAGGAACAGGCGGACCCCGTGGAACAGGCCACTCCCGCCAGATCCAGATTGATGATCAAACCCTCGGCCTCGGCGCCGGCAAAGCGCAGGTTGGAAGTGTTGCACAGCCTGGAATCGGCGCGGCCGTTGACCGAGACCTTGGGGATTCGGCGCTGCACCTCCTGCTCGAACCAATCCCTTAACTGGCCGATCCGATCGCCTTCCCGCTCCATGGACTTCCGGGCCAATTCGGCAGCACGACCCAGACCGACGATCTGCGGCACGTTCTCGGTTCCCGCCCGGCGGTTTCTTTCGTGACCCCCGCCATAAAAAAGGGGCCGCAGACGTGTTCCCTTTCTCACGAAGAGAGCTCCCACCCCCTTGGGACCATGGAACTTGTGGGCGCTGATGGTGAGCAGGTCGACGCCGAGCTCGGCCGTGTCCAGTGGAATCTTGCCGGCTGCCTGAACGGCATCCGAGTGGAAGACCACACCCCGCTCCCTGGCAATCTCGCCGATCCGGTGGACCGGCTGCAAGGCGCCTGTCTCGTTGTTGGCAACCATGATGGAGATCAGCCGGGTGTCCGCACGCACGGCTCGGGCGACCTGCTCGGCATCCACCACGCCTTCCCGTCCCACGGGCAGGTAGGTGACCTTGACTCCCCGCTTCTCGAGATTCTGGCAGGTGTGGATCACGGCATGGTGCTCGATTTGCGAGGTCACCAGGTGCCTGGAGGTTCCCGGGGCCGCTTCCATCACTCCCCGGATGGCCAGGTTGTCGCTTTCGGTACCGCCGGCGGTGAACACGATTTCGTTGGGTTCCGAGTTCAGCAGGTCAGCCACCTGTTCCCGCGCCAGGTCCAGGGCCTCCTTGGCCTCCTGCCCATACCCATGAACGCTGGAGGGGTTGCCGAAGAGTTCCCCGTAGCAGGGCAGCATGGCTTCCAGCACCTCCGGGGCCACCCGGGTGGTCGCGTTGTTGTCAAGGTAGATACGCCGCATGGCTGTGACTCGACCGGGGCCCGGTTTCGGGGACTATCGCCTCTCCGGTCATTGTTTCTCGACTCAATCTAGTATACCGGAAAGCGACGTTACCGGTTCAACTGGATGGTCCTGGCCAGTCTTCGGGAGAGAGCCCCAGCCACCGGGCCTCTTCGCAGATTTGAGCCCAGGTGTTGTCGTCCACGGTGATGCCCTCCGCCTGTTTGCGCCGGGCGCTGCGAAACTCGGGTTCGCCGGGGGCCAGGATTTCACTGAAGCCCTCGGCCAGGCGGCTGGACTTGACGTGTGCGATCAGGGAGTCGACTTCGTCGTAATAGTGGTCCAGGTCGCAAAAGTCCTCAATGCGGTAGGCGGTTATCAGGACGCCGTTGCTGGACATGGTGCGTTCCCCGGCCGCGCATCCCTCCCCGCTGAGGGCCCCGCCCAGGATTTCCACCATGATGCTGAGGCCGTAGCCCTTGTGGCCGACCGGCCCTCCGAGAGGCAGAATCGCTCCCGGCGGATCGCCCTTGAACTTGTGGGGGTCGGTCGTGGGCCGCCCCTCCGAGTCGATGATCCATCCCTCG harbors:
- a CDS encoding histone deacetylase; translation: MKTGFLWDELFLKHDTGLAHPESKERLLSIRRGLDTYPHLKDLKRLGLRPATEAELRLVHPAAHIRTIQRSSGRPFAYLDPDTAVCEASYEVAIHAVGGILQMIESLMSGEIDNGFAFVRPPGHHAEPERAMGFCLFGNVALGAAFALKRFGLERILVVDFDVHHGNGTQKTFYNRQDVLFISTHQFPLFPGTGAFPETGSGSGKGFTLNFPLPAGTGDVTYGLLFDKIILPVAKAYRPQLMLVSAGFDAYVEDPLAGMRVTPNGFASMARYLKVLADTVCQGRMVLVLEGGYHLAGLRDSVLRVLDQLRGHPGPNPSSGRSDLFEAVLTRARTHFGDHWKF
- a CDS encoding cysteine desulfurase family protein — protein: MRRIYLDNNATTRVAPEVLEAMLPCYGELFGNPSSVHGYGQEAKEALDLAREQVADLLNSEPNEIVFTAGGTESDNLAIRGVMEAAPGTSRHLVTSQIEHHAVIHTCQNLEKRGVKVTYLPVGREGVVDAEQVARAVRADTRLISIMVANNETGALQPVHRIGEIARERGVVFHSDAVQAAGKIPLDTAELGVDLLTISAHKFHGPKGVGALFVRKGTRLRPLFYGGGHERNRRAGTENVPQIVGLGRAAELARKSMEREGDRIGQLRDWFEQEVQRRIPKVSVNGRADSRLCNTSNLRFAGAEAEGLIINLDLAGVACSTGSACSSGAIEPSHVLTAMGLSPAEAFECLRFSLSKDTSREDLGRVLDLLPDLVARQREMSSPEKHAYSMIS
- the mnmA gene encoding tRNA 2-thiouridine(34) synthase MnmA, yielding MSEKIVIAMSGGVDSSTAAALLKDQGRDVVGLSMQLWDYTRRETGDDEAWERKNSGTCCSLDDIHDARRVARFLDIPFYVVNFERAFEQEVVRPFVESYLSGETPIPCTRCNTLMKFDRLLARATQIGADRIATGHYARIRHNPRTGRYELLRAVDRSKDQSFFLFDLTQAQLSRMLFPLGGLTKAEVRGIAETHGLPIADKPESQEICFIPTKDTGRFVERYLEKMRTSTAGSNGSKQDPGTDSASSDSTGPGPIVNRQGEFMGEHPGIHHFTIGQRKGLGVATGERLYVIETDPRHNRVVVGPDRDLLRSGLIASGVNWITIEKCTGALRVQAQIRSRHQAAEATLSAREDGSVEVRFDQPQRAVTPGQAVVFYQDELVVGGGWIREGL
- a CDS encoding tRNA (cytidine(34)-2'-O)-methyltransferase; the protein is MHVVLVEPEIPQNTGNIGRLCVLTQCQLHLVGPLGFSLSDHHLKRAGLDYWPSLDVTRHDSLAELQEQAPGARFYYLSSKATRLYTEASYRWEDYLVFGCETRGLPRELIEKQPHRSLKIPMWGDKARSLNLSNAVAVVVYEALRQIRKF